In Diorhabda carinulata isolate Delta chromosome 6, icDioCari1.1, whole genome shotgun sequence, a single genomic region encodes these proteins:
- the LOC130896049 gene encoding uncharacterized protein LOC130896049, translated as MENISKTENNRLDFEFRQILCLIKQFIPYVTSGFNLSLYSCWLEKLSSPSIDKAVRNNYLIELAKQIKDNTISAPFDRKPHEILKNSLDDDSSNIKTNNLDENSSWTSVSSFQLNANGRGDDNSANVPMEENRNFENISLKYTNFIPADWKETIEALQLRLTETLNQNDDLKRTLESQTQELQIKRKIEEELQEYKEKYKKEQDTVGKLRKELDELRNDYEKVNSKNDDEKLTKDKEIDKLSDIIRQQCTRMSNEIAALRKRVETSNFDEKILTLRKCVSKMDKLYEKSEKEYLKRIEKLKKELSLKDKMRSAEMGSMRAELAVKSGMERQKRMDEIVNDLEVRYIKMLEFHERQVAESRRLDEERVKYLQDLLEKHNIPFKVF; from the coding sequence atggaaaatatttctaaaaccgAAAATAATAGATTAGATTTCGAATTCCGGCAAATTTTGTGTTTGATCAAACAGTTCATTCCTTACGTAACGTCCGGTTTCAATTTGTCGTTGTACAGTTGTTGGTTGGAGAAATTGAGCAGTCCGTCGATCGATAAGGCTGTTAGGAACAATTATCTAATAGAATTGGCCAAACAGATCAAAGATAACACGATATCGGCGCCGTTCGATCGAAAACCACATGAGATTTTAAAGAATTCGTTAGACGATGATTCGTCCAACATAAAAACGAATAATTTGGACGAAAACAGTTCTTGGACGAGCGTATCTTCGTTTCAATTGAACGCGAACGGTCGCGGCGACGATAATTCGGCGAACGTACCCATGgaagaaaatcgaaatttcgaaaatatctcATTGAAATACACGAATTTCATACCGGCCGATTGGAAGGAAACCATCGAGGCCCTCCAATTGAGATTAACCGAAACCCTAAATCAAAACGACGATTTGAAACGAACGCTCGAATCGCAAACACAAGAACTccaaattaaacgaaaaatcGAAGAAGAACTGCAAGAATATaaagagaaatataaaaaagaacaagaTACGGTCggaaaattaagaaaagaatTGGACGAATTGAGGAACGATTACGAGAAAGTAAACTCGAAAAACGACGACGAAAAACTAACCAAAGATAAAGAAATCGATAAATTATCGGATATAATCCGGCAACAATGTACGAGAATGTCGAACGAGATAGCGGCGCTTCGGAAACGAGTCGAAACGTCGAATTTCGACGAGAAAATCTTGACGTTGCGCAAGTGCGTCTCGAAAATGGATAAACTATACGAAAAATCAGAAAAGGAGTATCTGAAAcgtatagaaaaattaaaaaaggaattGTCGTTGAAGGATAAGATGAGATCGGCGGAGATGGGATCGATGCGCGCCGAATTGGCCGTAAAATCTGGCATGGAAAGGCAAAAACGTATGGACGAGATCGTTAACGATTTGGAGGTTAGGTATATCAAGATGTTGGAGTTTCACGAAAGGCAGGTAGCCGAATCTAGACGTTTGGACGAAGAGAGAGTCAAGTATTTGCAGGATTTGTTGGAAAAACATAATATACCCTTTAAGGTGTTTTAA